One genomic window of Enoplosus armatus isolate fEnoArm2 chromosome 19, fEnoArm2.hap1, whole genome shotgun sequence includes the following:
- the pnrc1 gene encoding proline-rich nuclear receptor coactivator 1 yields MLDESPAHSDEANIGNVENNNPISLISSSDGVNNKTRQALLKKGGRKLRSTAALHHQKPPRNCPNIRLSDHNNNTLTASSANRPAAQPGTELPAGTQTALTLHQLKQGAKKELLKSKGGRLERAAMQPGGQPARNLPRHDPVTQNMITRSHKPKQGQTPAASHSAKKKDNSSPNKPFSLHQPPLREPKKPLHASNNVKILNTPPAEAEYLKDGEKVYAGAKFSEPPSPSVLPKPPSHWVGENEPQQSNQSREQMTVHLKSLLKVQDKS; encoded by the exons ATGTTGGACGAATCTCCGGCTCACAGCGATGAAGCCAACATCGGCAACGTCGAAAACAACAACCCGATATCGTTGATTTCCAGCAGCGATGGGGTGAACAACAAAACGAGACAGGCGCTGctgaagaaaggagggaggaagctGCGGTCGACGGCGGCGCTGCATCACCAGAAACCCCCGAGAAACTGCCCCAACATCCGCCTGTCggatcacaacaacaacaccctGACAGCTTCATCTGCTAACAGACCCGCAGCTCAGCCCGGTACCGAGCTCCCCGCCGGTACACAGACCGCACTGACCCTCCATCAGCTCAAACAGGGAGCCAAGAAAGAG CTGCTGAAATCCAAAGGTGGCAGATTGGAGCGAGCGGCCATGCAGCCGGGTGGCCAGCCTGCCCGCAACCTGCCCAGACACGATCCAGTCACCCAGAACATGATCACACGGAGCCACAAGCCCAAACAGGGCCAAACCCCCGCTGCTTCTCACTCTGCAAAGAAGAAGGACAACAGCAGCCCAAATAAGCCCTTTTCTCTCCACCAGCCTCCGCTCCGGGAGCCGAAGAAACCCCTCCACGCCTCCAACAACGTGAAGATCCTGAACACGCCGCCTGCTGAAGCCGAATACCTCAAAGATGGCGAGAAGGTCTACGCCGGAGCGAAGTTCAGCGAGCCGCCCTCACCGAGTGTCTTACCTAAACCGCCCAGCCACTGGGTCGGAGAAAACGAGCCTCAACAGAGCAACCAAAGCCGAGAACAAATGACTGTTCACTTAAAGTCGCTGCTGAAGGTTCAGGACAAGTCATGA